In Kogia breviceps isolate mKogBre1 chromosome 7, mKogBre1 haplotype 1, whole genome shotgun sequence, a single window of DNA contains:
- the RRM1 gene encoding ribonucleoside-diphosphate reductase large subunit, with amino-acid sequence MHVIKRDGRQERVMFDKITSRIQKLCYGLNVDFVDPAQITMKVIQGLYSGVTTVELDTLAAETAATLTTKHPDYAILAARIAVSNLHKETKKVFSDVMEDLFNYINPHNGKHSPMVAKSTVNIVLANKDRLNSAIIYDRDFSYNYFGFKTLERSYLLKISGKVAERPQHMLMRVSVGIHKEDIDAAIETYNLLSEKWFTHASPTLFNAGTNRPQLSSCFLLTMKDDSIEGIYDTLKQCALISKSAGGIGVAVSCIRATGSYIAGTNGNSNGLVPMLRVYNNTARYVDQGGNKRPGAFAIYLEPWHLDIFEFLDLKKNTGKEEQRARDLFFALWIPDLFMKRVETNQDWSLMCPSECPGLDEVWGEEFEKLYESYEKEGRVRKVVKAQQLWYAIIESQTETGTPYMLYKDSCNRKSNQQNLGTIKCSNLCTEIVEYTSKDEVAVCNLASLALNMYVTSEHTYDFTKLAEVTKVIVRNLNKIIDINYYPVPEASVSNRCHRPIGIGVQGLADAFILMRYPFESPEAQLLNKQIFETIYYGALEASCELAKEYGPYETYEGSPVSKGILQYDMWNVTPTNLWDWKLLKEKIAKYGIRNSLLIAPMPTASTAQILGNNESIEPYTSNIYTRRVLSGEFQIVNPHLLKDLTERGLWNEEMKNQIIACNGSIQSIPEIPDDLKQLYKTVWEISQKTVLKMAAERGAFIDQSQSLNIHIAEPNYGKLTSMHFYGWKQGLKTGMYYLRTRPAANPIQFTLNKEKLKDKEKVAKEEEKERNTAAMVCSLENRDECLMCGS; translated from the exons GCTCAGATCACCATGAAAGTAATCCAAGGCTTATACAGTGGGGTCACTACTGTGGAACTAGATACTTTGGCTGCTGAAACAGCTGCGACCTTGACTACTAAGCACCCTGACTATGCCATCCTGGCAGCAAGGATTGCCGTCTCTAACTtgcacaaagaaacaaagaaagtatTCAGTG atgtaATGGAAGACCTCTTCAACTACATAAATCCACATAATGGCAAACACTCTCCCATGGTGGCCAAGTCAACAGTGAATATTGTTTTGGCCAATAAAGAT CGCCTGAATTCTGCCATTATCTATGACCGAGATTTCTCTTATAATTACTTTGGCTTTAAG acGCTGGAGCGATCCTATTTGTTGAAGATCAGTGGAAAAG tggCTGAAAGACCACAGCATATGTTGATGAGGGTATCTGTGGGCATTCACAAAGAAGATATTGATGCTGCTATTGAAACATACAACCTTCTGTCTGAGAAGTGGTTTACCCATGCCTCTCCCACTCTCTTCAATGCTGGCACCAACCGCCCACAACTTTCTAG CTGTTTCCTTCTGACTATGAAAGATGATAGCATTGAAGGCATTTATGACACTCTAAAGCAGTGTGCATTGATATCCAAGTCGGCTGGGGGAATTGGTGTTGCTGTGAGTTGTATTCGAGCTACTGGCAGCTACATTGCTGGG actAATGGCAATTCCAATGGTCTTGTACCGATGTTGAGAGTATATAACAACACAGCTCGATATGTGGATCAAGGTGGAAACAAG CGACCAGGGGCATTTGCTATTTACCTGGAGCCTTGGCATTTAGACATCTTTGAGTTCCTTGATTTAAAGAAGAACACAGGAAAGGAAGAGCAGCGTGCCAGGGACCTTTTCTTTGCCCTTTGGATTCCGGATCTCTTCATGAAACGAGTGGAGACTAATCAG GACTGGTCTTTGATGTGTCCAAGTGAGTGTCCTGGTCTGGATGAGGTCTGGGGAGAAGAATTTGAGAAGCTATATGAAAG TTATGAGAAAGAGGGTCGTGTCCGCAAAGTTGTAAAAGCTCAGCAGCTTTGGTATGCCATCATTGAGTCTCAGACAGAGACAGGTACCCCGTACATGCTCTACAAAGATTCCTGTAATCGGAAGAGCAACCAGCAGAACCTAGGAACGATCAAATGCAGCAACCTGTGCACAGAAATAGTAGAGTATACCAGCAAAGATGAG GTTGCAGTTTGTAACTTGGCTTCCCTGGCCCTGAATATGTATGTCACATCAGAACACACATATGACTTTACGAAGTTGGCTGAAGTCACCAAAGTCATTGTCCgaaatctgaataaaattatTGATATTAACTACTACCCTGTCCCAGAG GCAAGCGTATCAAATAGATGCCATCGCCCCATTGGAATTGGGGTACAAGGTCTGGCAGATGCTTTTATTCTGATGAGGTACCCTTTTGAGAGTCCGGAGGCCCAGCTATTGAATAAGCAGATCTTTGAAACCATTTATTATGGAGCCTTGGAAGCCAGCTGTGAACTGGCCAAGGAGTATGGCCCATATGAAACCTATGAGGGCTCTCCAGTCAGCAAAGGA ATCCTTCAGTATGATATGTGGAATGTTACTCCTACAAACCTGTGGGACTGGAAACTTCTCAAGGAGAAGATTGCAAA GTATGGTATAAGAAACAGTTTACTCATTGCCCCGATGCCTACTGCTTCAACTGCTCAGATATTGGGAAATAATGAGTCAATTGAACCTTATACCAGTAACATCTACACTCGCAGAGTCTTGTCAGGAGAATTTCAG ATTGTAAATCCTCACTTACTGAAAGATCTTACTGAGCGGGGCTTgtggaatgaagaaatgaaaaatcagatTATTGCATGCAATGGCTCTATCCAG AGCATACCAGAAATTCCTGATGACCTGAAGCAACTTTATAAGACTGTGTGGGAAATCTCTCAGAAAACCGTACTCAAGATGGCAGCTGAGAGAGGAGCTTTCATTGATCAAAGCCAGTCTTTGAACATACATATTGCTGAGCCTAACTATGGCAAACTCACTAGTATGCACTTCTATGGCTGGAAACAG GGTTTGAAGACTGGGATGTATTATTTAAGGACAAGACCAGCAGCTAATCCAATCCAGTTCACTCTAAATAAAGAAAAGCTGAAAGATAAGGA